The proteins below are encoded in one region of Sulfolobus sp. A20:
- a CDS encoding SDR family oxidoreductase → MIAIITGASKGIGRATAELLKNNGYTVISISRTKPDIGDVTYTVDVSDKENVFSVVKNVLSKFGKIDVLVNNAGFGIYGSFLETDLSEEEYMIKTNLLGPIYFMKAVLPHMVSRRSGSIVNIISEAAYVSTPKLLVYSATKSALSSITNGLWAEMRKYNVKVSGIYPGPVKTNFSSHPSFKKAGSDPFAKYAVEPEHVARAVLKAIKTGKREIYVPSKLKLDPYFLKLSNLFQSLTYGFISKYFA, encoded by the coding sequence ATGATAGCCATAATTACTGGTGCATCTAAAGGGATTGGAAGGGCTACCGCTGAATTGTTAAAGAATAATGGATATACTGTTATATCAATCTCGAGGACTAAGCCTGATATTGGTGATGTAACATATACTGTTGATGTTAGTGATAAGGAGAATGTGTTTTCAGTCGTGAAGAATGTATTATCTAAATTTGGGAAGATAGACGTACTGGTAAATAATGCAGGATTCGGAATCTATGGTTCTTTTTTAGAAACAGATTTAAGTGAAGAAGAGTATATGATTAAGACGAATTTGTTAGGTCCGATATACTTCATGAAGGCTGTTCTTCCTCACATGGTATCGAGAAGAAGTGGCAGTATAGTTAATATTATTTCTGAGGCCGCTTACGTAAGTACTCCTAAGCTTTTAGTTTACTCAGCTACTAAATCAGCGTTAAGTAGTATAACAAATGGTTTATGGGCTGAGATGAGAAAGTATAACGTTAAGGTTAGTGGGATCTACCCTGGTCCAGTGAAGACTAATTTCTCTTCCCATCCGTCCTTTAAGAAGGCAGGAAGCGATCCTTTTGCTAAATACGCAGTAGAGCCGGAGCATGTTGCTAGGGCAGTTTTAAAGGCTATAAAGACTGGAAAGAGGGAAATATATGTTCCTTCTAAGCTTAAACTTGATCCTTATTTCCTAAAATTAAGTAACCTATTTCAGAGTTTGACTTATGGTTTTATAAGCAAATACTTTGCTTAA